One Coprobacter fastidiosus genomic window, TCCATTTCGTGACGACGTATGATTCGTTGGTCTCCATCAGAAAGTATACTTTTGTATTCGTAGTCTTGGCGTACGGTTTCGGCTCTTGAAACAGCTCGGTTCAGCATTGATTCTCTTTGTTGTAGAGATGCCGATGCGTATATGCTGTCTATATTAATAGTTGGGGGTGCTGATCGTTCTTTGTAGGTGCTATCTCGTCGTTCATTGTTATACAATGTAAAATATCCGGAGTTTATGAGCTCTTTTCCAAAACTGTTGCCGATACTGTCTGTTCTTAAAGTCATGGAGTCGATAGAAGTTCGCAATTCGTGCATGTCTTTACCGATGTATTGATTTTGCATTACTCCGTCATCCATACGGTTAAATCCGGCATCAAATGGTATTAGGATTTCTTTTGTCGAAAAAGTTTCACGCCGATAAGGAACACTATTTACAGCTGTTCTTTGACTTTTCAGATTTTCAAAAGATTCGCCGCTGTATAGGGTAAGGAATAAGTATTGTTTATCTTCGGTCAATTTGAGTTTTCCTGAATCGGCCAGAATGACCATTGCGTTATCGAAACCACCTGATAAATCATAAATCATCATATCTCTCATCATCCCGGTTTTTCTGTCTTTTTCTTTGACATAAAGGTTATAGCCGTTGATCTGATCGTAAAAAACACCTTCAGGAATGTCCAACTCAGGAGACTTTTGCCGTATCGAGTAGAGTAGAGTGTACATTTTTACCTGAGCTTTCGGAAGTATGTCATTTTGAAAAAAGAAAGCTCCAATAGCTATCAAGGCAACTACTATGACTAAAGGACGCATGACATGTAGAAGCGATACTCCGGCAGCTTTTATTGCCAACAATTCGAGTCGTTCACCTAAATTTCCGAAAGTCATTAAAGATGCCAGCAGTAATGCTAACGGGAGTGACATCGGTACCATAGACACTGCTGCATAAAAGAATAACTCGGCAAGTACAGGCATCTCTATTCCTTTCCCGACCAGTTCATCGACATATCTCCATAAAAATTGCATAAGAATAATAAACAAGCAAATGAAGAATGTCATTAGAAACAAGGGCAAGAATGTTTGTAAGATAAAGAGATATAATCTTTTGATACGAAACATACTTTTAACTTTGTGTCGCAAAAGTAGTGCAAAAAAACGAATTTAGGATATTAAGCATTCATAAAAACCATTTATTGTAAATACTTTGAAAAAGCACTTATGAATAAAATGCAGAAAGATACTTTTAATTAAGCTACGTATATTATACAGAATATCTGGAGAGCACGTGACACAGATATTCTGTATAATTAAATCTTTTTATGCTCCCAGCCGTTGTCTGAGAGAAGATATTTGTCTGTTCCACAAATCGATACTATCCCGTTTTTCATCAGGATAGGCATAATCGGTAATTTCGAGAATAACATCTCCTGTCAATTCTATTACATTGATGCGGAATTCAAAATATGATTTCGTATCGACATCTTCTTCATCCCAACGAAATCGAATAAATACTCCGGAACGATATCCGATCTGATGAGCTGTTTGAGGCATTTTATTCCAAAAGAACGTATATTCTTTTCCGTCTGCAGTAACGGTATCTGCAAACCAATCTGCTAGTCCGTTGACAGTACCTACATATGTCCATAGGACAGAAGGGGATACATTGTTCAGACTGTACTCGATGATGTACTTTTCCTTATTCATGTGCATTAGATTTATGAGTGTTTTGGTGCTAATATATAAATAAATTTTTATCTGACATGAATTTCTGTTTTTTTTATTCTGTTTTTTTGAAAATGCCGATCTTTTCTATCTAATTATTATACTTTAAAAAGTGCATTATGTAATAAGATTTGATTGGCATTAAATAATCTCCGGCTTAAAGTAAAAAATTAAAAGTCTATGTTTAAATATCCCGATTCCCATCGTGATATCAGCTTAGGTGTGTGTTATAGTTGCCGGAGATTATTGTTTTCATATGGGAAGTATTATGTCTGTTTCTTGAAATTGTTGAGAAAAAGAATAGATTATTAAAATAATGAAGATTATCAGTATAACGGCAAAGAAAATGATCATCAGTATATTTTCGAGTTTCTCATTTTCTCGATTAATATATCCGTCTTCATTTGTTCTGAATAGCCATTTTTTTATATCCATAGTCTGAACATCTTTTTTTACTTCATGATAGTTTGACTTATTTTAAATATTTGGTTTAATTTTATTTGTGTAAAATTATAAGTGTCGATTTAATCGTTCGTTAAATTTGTATTCATAATATCTTGTTATTTAAGTAATTATATTTTTGATTGGTAAATTATATAATTCTTGCAACTTACTGATAATAATTATTTTAAAGAAATATTTTCTTGTTTTATGATAAAATTCTATCTTTATGCGTGAAATGTCGGTTAAGATGAACGTCTTAACCGACATTTTTTTGTTGATTTTGTTTCTCATGGATGTTGGAGTTTATAAATAGAACTATAAATATGTTGCGTTGTTTTTATTATAATCTCAAATTAATTATGAGTATGGTATTTGCATATCTGCGAGTAAGTACTGGCAAGCAACATTTAGAAAATCAGATGAAAGAAATCGAGAAATTTGCATCTCGCAAAGGCTTGGTTATAGATGTATGGATAAAAGAGGTGGTTAGTGGTAAAAAGAATGAGAAATTCAGGGCTTTAGGAAAACTGAAGAGAAAGGTGAAAAAGGGTGATATTATTATCATTACTGAAATTTCTCGATTAAGTAGAACTCTTCATGAAGTGATGTCTATATTGGGCTATTTTCTGGATACCGGGGTTTTATTGTATAGTACGAAAGATGGTTTTGAGTTTGACGATAGTATCAGTAGTCAGGTAATGGCGTTTGCTTTTGGATTGGCAGCTCAGATCGAGCATAAACTTATTTCTCAGCGCACGCGTGAGGCTCTTGCTGTTCGGAAAGCAGCAGGAATGCAACTGGGAAGAAAAAAAGGTGATAATTATAAACAGAGATCTTTGTTGGAACATAAAAAACAGATACGGGAGATGCTTCAGCAGGGAGTCTCTATTTCTAATATATGTCGGCATTTTAATATATGTCGGGATACTTTTTATGCTTTCAAAAAAAATGGTGGTTTATTATAGTTTGATCGAGAATTTTTTTAAATGCTCATCGAGCATGTGCTCCGGGATGATTTTTTTGATCGTATCGGCTACGGCATTGATGATTCGTTCTTTGATATAGTCGTTGCGGATAATTATCGATATTTCTCGAATGGCAGGAGGCGATGTAATGTCTTTGATATTTGCTTTTTGAGTTTCTGATAGCAACGGTAAATGAAGCTCGGGAATAACAGTATAGCCTCCATTGCTATCAACTATTCTGATTAAAGTTTCTATACTTCCGGCTTCATAAGTCGT contains:
- a CDS encoding LptF/LptG family permease; this translates as MFRIKRLYLFILQTFLPLFLMTFFICLFIILMQFLWRYVDELVGKGIEMPVLAELFFYAAVSMVPMSLPLALLLASLMTFGNLGERLELLAIKAAGVSLLHVMRPLVIVVALIAIGAFFFQNDILPKAQVKMYTLLYSIRQKSPELDIPEGVFYDQINGYNLYVKEKDRKTGMMRDMMIYDLSGGFDNAMVILADSGKLKLTEDKQYLFLTLYSGESFENLKSQRTAVNSVPYRRETFSTKEILIPFDAGFNRMDDGVMQNQYIGKDMHELRTSIDSMTLRTDSIGNSFGKELINSGYFTLYNNERRDSTYKERSAPPTINIDSIYASASLQQRESMLNRAVSRAETVRQDYEYKSILSDGDQRIIRRHEMEMHKKFTLSFACLIFFFIGAPLGAIIRKGGLGTPVVVSVLLFIFYYIIDNSGYKMARDGRWEVWEGMWLSSAVLLPLGIFLTYKAVNDADVFNKDLYINFIYKLIGKKETRHITMKEVIIDEVDINEAEKRIEQIGILCDRMQKNTGKKRQSYYQYWTQGYDKHLLRSLKTEVDNWVEYAQNTRSQILISKLINYPVLRMLLLYQPCRIRWIGIVMTVLFPISIPIYLVGCWEQHRLRQELQTIQKTNQEVLAIIRETEQKSEIQ
- a CDS encoding recombinase family protein, which translates into the protein MSMVFAYLRVSTGKQHLENQMKEIEKFASRKGLVIDVWIKEVVSGKKNEKFRALGKLKRKVKKGDIIIITEISRLSRTLHEVMSILGYFLDTGVLLYSTKDGFEFDDSISSQVMAFAFGLAAQIEHKLISQRTREALAVRKAAGMQLGRKKGDNYKQRSLLEHKKQIREMLQQGVSISNICRHFNICRDTFYAFKKNGGLL
- a CDS encoding START-like domain-containing protein; translated protein: MNKEKYIIEYSLNNVSPSVLWTYVGTVNGLADWFADTVTADGKEYTFFWNKMPQTAHQIGYRSGVFIRFRWDEEDVDTKSYFEFRINVIELTGDVILEITDYAYPDEKRDSIDLWNRQISSLRQRLGA